From Pirellulales bacterium, one genomic window encodes:
- a CDS encoding YhcH/YjgK/YiaL family protein, producing the protein MILDRLENAAAYQAIHPRLRQAFEFLRSTDLAQLALGRHDVDSDDVFALVQEFRTKPDAEGFWESHRKYIDVQYVVAGVERMGYANLATLAVRNDYDPDKDLLVLDGSGDYLTVSAGMFTIFAPQDAHMPCLAVGESTKVRKVVVKVAV; encoded by the coding sequence TTGATTCTCGATCGATTGGAGAATGCCGCCGCCTACCAGGCGATTCACCCCCGACTACGGCAGGCGTTCGAATTCCTCCGTTCGACTGACCTTGCGCAATTGGCGCTCGGACGTCACGATGTCGACAGTGATGACGTCTTCGCACTGGTGCAAGAGTTCCGTACCAAACCCGATGCTGAAGGCTTCTGGGAATCGCACCGCAAGTACATCGATGTGCAATACGTCGTCGCGGGGGTGGAGCGTATGGGCTACGCGAACCTTGCCACACTCGCCGTGCGTAACGACTACGATCCCGACAAAGATTTGTTGGTCCTCGACGGCAGCGGCGATTATCTCACCGTCTCGGCCGGCATGTTTACCATCTTTGCGCCGCAGGACGCTCACATGCCCTGCTTGGCTGTGGGCGAGTCGACAAAGGTACGAAAAGTTGTCGTCAAGGTTGCAGTGTGA
- a CDS encoding YceI family protein gives MKALLRPVVVVVLLHFAAQLTHGGDQYKFDAVHSSVLFRIKHMSISYCYGRFNEVSGIFRLDEQNPVASEIDITVATDSIDTANTQRDAHSRNADFFDAPKYPTIRFQATKVGRTCARPFAVEGNPMMHGVTRPITIAIESTGAGKGMFGKMRTGLEAVFTIRRSDFGMDKRAGAIGDDVRLMVSLEGFRQ, from the coding sequence ATGAAAGCGCTGCTACGCCCGGTGGTGGTTGTTGTACTGCTCCACTTTGCAGCACAATTAACCCATGGTGGCGACCAATACAAATTCGACGCGGTCCATTCCTCGGTCCTGTTTCGTATCAAGCACATGAGCATTAGCTACTGTTACGGTCGCTTCAACGAAGTTTCGGGGATATTCCGCTTGGACGAGCAGAATCCAGTCGCCAGTGAGATCGACATCACAGTCGCCACCGATAGCATCGACACCGCAAATACGCAACGCGATGCTCATTCACGCAACGCAGACTTTTTTGACGCGCCCAAATACCCGACAATCCGATTCCAAGCTACAAAGGTCGGCCGTACCTGTGCGCGCCCGTTTGCCGTTGAAGGAAACCCAATGATGCATGGCGTCACACGGCCCATTACAATCGCAATCGAGTCCACAGGAGCAGGCAAAGGTATGTTTGGCAAAATGCGAACTGGACTCGAAGCCGTCTTTACAATCCGCCGCAGCGATTTCGGCATGGATAAGAGGGCCGGCGCCATTGGAGACGACGTTCGTCTGATGGTCAGTCTAGAAGGCTTTCGCCAGTAG
- a CDS encoding sigma-70 family RNA polymerase sigma factor, which translates to MTNSDEARRVMWARLLEETRDSGELDRQLRRIVARWPQLLDAGDLRELALSRAWERRDQFRGTTAAEFLAWLRRLAWSIALDRWRAQKRRARLLQQFAGLTPHIRSRVEDRVETRDLIDWLLAGLTDRERKLLMLKYYANMSFAEIAQAFDTTPSAVSQLHYRAILKLRERTNERGR; encoded by the coding sequence ATGACAAACTCCGACGAGGCACGCCGTGTCATGTGGGCGAGACTGCTGGAAGAGACTCGCGACAGCGGTGAGCTAGATCGCCAGTTACGCCGGATCGTGGCGCGCTGGCCGCAACTGCTTGACGCGGGTGACCTACGAGAGCTGGCGCTGTCACGCGCGTGGGAGCGAAGAGACCAATTTCGCGGTACCACTGCGGCCGAGTTTCTAGCCTGGCTGCGCCGGCTTGCATGGTCGATTGCACTGGACCGGTGGCGTGCTCAGAAACGTCGCGCGCGGCTGTTGCAACAATTTGCCGGTCTCACGCCACATATCCGCTCCAGGGTCGAGGATCGGGTCGAGACCCGAGATCTCATAGACTGGCTGCTCGCCGGCCTGACAGACCGCGAGCGAAAATTGCTGATGCTTAAATACTACGCAAACATGTCATTTGCAGAAATCGCCCAGGCCTTCGATACCACCCCCTCGGCAGTGTCGCAGCTCCATTACCGGGCCATTCTTAAGCTGAGGGAAAGAACGAATGAACGGGGCCGTTAA
- a CDS encoding glycine zipper domain-containing protein, with the protein MKKLVRALQFGLLPLAMTVGCNSPFYTDKGALVGGLAGTGVGAVTGAAVGHPGVGALVGAGVGTLTGAAVGSGMDSIEARNRAQIAATLGRQVPPGNVTLPDVIAMTRAGVNDELIVNHIRANGLAQPLQSGDLITLQNSGVSTRVIGALQSAPQPGAPAMAAPGVGPPVPVPAYYPYPGPYWGPPPPYAYWGYGWRPPPPRVGWGVAVGGPL; encoded by the coding sequence ATGAAGAAGCTGGTTCGCGCACTTCAGTTCGGGCTACTCCCCTTGGCAATGACGGTGGGCTGTAACTCACCTTTCTATACGGACAAGGGTGCGCTCGTTGGGGGACTGGCCGGAACAGGTGTGGGTGCGGTCACCGGTGCGGCCGTCGGGCATCCTGGGGTGGGAGCGTTGGTCGGCGCGGGCGTGGGAACGCTAACTGGCGCAGCCGTGGGCAGCGGAATGGATAGCATTGAAGCTCGCAATCGCGCACAAATCGCCGCCACCCTCGGCCGCCAGGTGCCGCCAGGCAACGTTACGCTGCCCGACGTCATCGCCATGACTCGGGCGGGCGTCAATGATGAGCTGATCGTCAATCACATTCGCGCCAATGGCCTGGCGCAGCCGCTGCAAAGTGGTGACCTGATAACGTTACAGAACTCCGGTGTTTCGACTCGGGTGATTGGCGCGCTTCAGTCGGCACCGCAGCCAGGCGCTCCGGCAATGGCAGCGCCTGGCGTGGGACCGCCAGTTCCCGTGCCAGCTTACTATCCGTATCCCGGCCCGTATTGGGGCCCGCCACCGCCTTATGCCTATTGGGGCTACGGCTGGCGTCCGCCGCCCCCGCGCGTGGGATGGGGGGTCGCTGTCGGTGGGCCGCTGTAA
- a CDS encoding PQQ-binding-like beta-propeller repeat protein, whose product MYVSLRIDQQCDGRGFVNRQSLAASCAILLAASIFDAGMCTHGAQAVEDNWPQFRGEFSQGVANNPDLPDHWSATENILWKHDVAGRGWSSPIVWGQRVFLTSVASDEDVAGAVLKRGIYFGGDRHEPSKAVHRWRVVCLDLADGHVLWEHVAHRGLPPQSAHLKNTYASETPVTDGERVYAYFGNLGVFCYTVEGEPLWSRTLGAYKTADGMGTGGSPIAHQDRVYILNDNEDQSFLLALDKKTGAEIWRTLRPEKSSWSTPYIWTSGKRTEIVISGSETVRSYDLDGKPLWHLGGMTVHSIPTPVAGPELLFVASGHVLGAKRPIVAIRPGADGDITLRGEQTSNDFVAWSLRKASPYNTSILFYRDHIYVLTDLGILSCYDAHTGRTAYEKKRLPNGRAFTASPWAYNGQIFCLSEYGETFVIKAGPEFELLHLNSLSEDETYMATPAIASNKLLVRSDRGIYSIQNLAKGAPKTDRSP is encoded by the coding sequence ATGTACGTATCACTACGAATTGACCAACAATGCGACGGGCGGGGCTTCGTAAATCGGCAATCACTGGCTGCCAGTTGTGCGATTCTCTTGGCGGCCAGCATTTTTGACGCGGGGATGTGCACGCATGGTGCGCAGGCCGTGGAGGACAACTGGCCGCAATTCCGTGGTGAGTTCTCACAAGGTGTGGCCAATAATCCAGACCTGCCGGATCATTGGAGTGCTACGGAAAACATTCTTTGGAAGCACGACGTCGCCGGCCGCGGATGGTCTTCGCCCATCGTGTGGGGCCAACGCGTGTTCCTCACCAGCGTCGCGAGCGACGAGGATGTCGCCGGGGCGGTTCTGAAGCGGGGGATCTATTTCGGCGGCGACCGCCACGAGCCCTCGAAGGCCGTGCATCGGTGGCGCGTAGTATGCCTCGATCTGGCCGATGGTCACGTCCTGTGGGAGCACGTCGCGCACCGGGGCCTGCCACCGCAGTCGGCTCATCTAAAGAATACGTATGCTTCGGAGACACCAGTCACCGACGGCGAGCGAGTCTATGCCTATTTTGGCAACTTGGGCGTGTTTTGCTACACGGTCGAGGGAGAGCCGCTCTGGTCTCGCACGCTGGGGGCATACAAAACCGCCGACGGCATGGGAACCGGCGGCTCGCCCATAGCGCATCAGGACCGCGTTTATATCCTCAACGACAACGAAGATCAGTCGTTCCTGCTGGCGCTTGATAAGAAAACCGGCGCGGAAATCTGGCGCACGCTCCGTCCTGAAAAGAGCAGCTGGTCCACCCCCTACATCTGGACCAGCGGCAAACGTACCGAGATTGTGATCTCGGGGAGCGAAACTGTCCGCTCGTACGATCTTGACGGAAAGCCCTTGTGGCATCTCGGCGGGATGACCGTGCACTCGATCCCCACGCCCGTCGCCGGCCCTGAATTGCTGTTTGTCGCCTCGGGACACGTATTGGGCGCGAAGCGGCCGATCGTGGCCATTCGCCCTGGGGCTGACGGCGACATCACGCTCAGAGGGGAGCAGACAAGCAACGATTTCGTCGCCTGGAGCCTGCGCAAGGCCTCTCCGTACAACACCTCAATCCTTTTCTATCGGGATCATATATATGTCCTGACAGACCTGGGAATTCTGAGTTGCTACGACGCCCATACCGGCCGAACCGCGTACGAAAAGAAGCGACTGCCGAATGGTCGGGCCTTCACAGCGTCTCCCTGGGCTTACAACGGGCAGATTTTCTGCCTGAGCGAATATGGTGAGACATTTGTCATCAAGGCCGGCCCGGAATTCGAGTTATTGCACCTCAACTCGCTGTCCGAGGACGAGACCTACATGGCTACGCCAGCAATTGCGAGCAACAAGCTCCTCGTGCGCAGCGACCGTGGCATCTACTCGATCCAAAATCTTGCCAAGGGCGCGCCCAAGACGGATAGGTCGCCCTAA
- a CDS encoding DUF6614 family protein yields MDIYHVWCNLKPGVGDVAFCDCVASYLGLLRDEQLIVGYRVTRRKLGFGPPQLGEFHIAIEVANLAQLDAAFSRVARRAGPIEGLHQAVNSLATDLTFALYRDFPDSIREHGEEQF; encoded by the coding sequence ATGGATATCTATCACGTCTGGTGCAACCTGAAGCCTGGGGTCGGGGATGTAGCGTTTTGCGACTGCGTAGCCAGCTATCTCGGCCTATTGCGCGACGAACAGTTAATCGTCGGATATCGCGTGACGCGCCGAAAACTGGGATTCGGGCCGCCGCAATTGGGTGAGTTTCACATCGCGATCGAGGTGGCCAATCTAGCCCAACTAGACGCGGCGTTCTCGCGCGTAGCACGGCGGGCCGGACCCATCGAGGGGCTGCACCAAGCAGTGAACTCTTTGGCCACCGACCTGACATTCGCTTTATATCGCGACTTCCCCGATTCGATCCGGGAGCATGGGGAAGAGCAATTTTAG
- a CDS encoding gamma-glutamyl-gamma-aminobutyrate hydrolase family protein, whose translation MTRKPLIGLNAEFRSAKKDAPAFSYLSAGYYDSIVASGGVPVVIPPLADEEDLERILDLLDGMVMIGGADLDPRRDGFMLHPAVRTLETRREDFDRRLMNLVASRRMPVFGIGVGMQLINVLQGGNLFLHIPEDMPKALPHKDPLDPAHRHALEVVPGTLMERVYGEGEIRVNSVHHMAVDEVAPGFQVTARCPDGVIEAIESTQTEWFAFGTQFHPESDSASALDLRIFEEFIMGVGGEIPAMRMAA comes from the coding sequence ATGACACGGAAGCCTCTGATTGGTTTGAATGCAGAATTTCGGTCCGCCAAAAAGGACGCGCCAGCGTTTAGCTACTTGTCGGCGGGCTATTACGACTCGATCGTCGCCTCGGGCGGGGTGCCGGTGGTTATTCCACCGCTCGCCGACGAGGAAGACTTGGAGCGAATTCTCGATCTGCTCGATGGAATGGTCATGATCGGCGGGGCCGATCTCGATCCGCGTCGCGACGGCTTCATGCTTCACCCAGCAGTACGCACGCTGGAAACACGTCGTGAAGACTTCGATCGTCGGCTAATGAACCTCGTTGCCTCTCGGCGGATGCCGGTGTTCGGCATTGGCGTCGGCATGCAACTGATCAACGTCTTGCAGGGAGGGAATTTGTTCCTGCATATTCCTGAGGACATGCCCAAGGCATTGCCACACAAAGACCCGCTCGACCCGGCCCATCGCCACGCGTTAGAAGTAGTACCCGGCACGTTGATGGAGCGTGTCTACGGCGAGGGCGAAATTCGAGTCAATAGCGTCCACCACATGGCAGTTGACGAAGTGGCACCGGGCTTCCAGGTAACGGCCCGTTGCCCAGACGGTGTGATCGAGGCCATTGAGAGCACGCAAACCGAGTGGTTTGCTTTCGGCACGCAGTTCCATCCTGAGAGTGACTCGGCGTCGGCGTTAGATTTACGCATCTTTGAAGAATTCATCATGGGCGTCGGCGGCGAGATACCTGCGATGCGCATGGCTGCGTAG
- a CDS encoding LuxR C-terminal-related transcriptional regulator translates to MPIKLTPREREVVRLLSLGCTVREAAAVLKLAPSTVDNHKAKAMSKLGTNKVALLTRLAIRERISKINDRLTAVEKRRSKRKNDGWN, encoded by the coding sequence ATGCCGATCAAATTGACCCCCCGCGAGCGCGAAGTCGTTCGCTTGCTGAGCCTCGGATGTACGGTGCGCGAGGCGGCGGCCGTCCTCAAACTGGCGCCCAGCACTGTCGACAATCACAAGGCTAAGGCCATGTCGAAACTGGGCACCAACAAGGTGGCCTTGCTGACGCGTCTCGCGATCCGCGAGCGCATCTCGAAAATCAATGATCGGCTCACGGCGGTGGAAAAGCGGCGTAGCAAACGTAAGAACGACGGCTGGAATTGA
- a CDS encoding prenyltransferase/squalene oxidase repeat-containing protein, translated as MHHVHNGGTNVAMNRSMEMQGLAGIVLITAICLSNGGDLALAQQQPLLPQSPEQLGCEVKAAVSRGLEALARAVAAYPRHRSCFSCHHQTLPMLAQVTATSRGFPAANGQQLQDQLRLTIASFEKQAVSMNEGRGVGGRAMTVAYGLWAVSLAGETSNATTDAMVEYLLKTQRQEGHWTGQMCRPPLEESYQTCTVLAVQGLRKHVSKTRQHAADEAIAKAKTWLITAPAKSQEDRVARLWGLSMLDAVPVEIAMAREATLKTQRPDGGWAQLDEMESDAYATGQTLYVLNATGLNTDDESYRRGKRFLIKSQREDGNWRVESRSKPVQPYFPSDDEDPLGKDQFISIAATSWAVTALAIAVNDGVAEPGPKIMP; from the coding sequence ATGCATCACGTTCACAACGGGGGAACGAACGTGGCCATGAACAGATCGATGGAAATGCAGGGACTGGCAGGGATCGTTCTGATCACAGCGATCTGCTTGTCGAATGGTGGCGATTTGGCCTTGGCCCAACAACAACCGCTGCTGCCTCAGTCGCCCGAACAGCTTGGGTGTGAGGTCAAGGCTGCGGTTTCTCGCGGACTTGAGGCACTTGCGCGGGCCGTCGCTGCATATCCGCGACATCGCTCGTGCTTCTCTTGTCATCACCAGACGCTGCCGATGCTGGCCCAAGTTACGGCTACTTCGCGAGGCTTTCCTGCGGCTAATGGTCAGCAGCTTCAGGATCAGCTACGTCTGACGATTGCATCGTTCGAAAAGCAAGCCGTCAGCATGAACGAGGGCAGGGGAGTGGGCGGGCGTGCCATGACGGTGGCCTACGGATTGTGGGCCGTATCGCTGGCTGGGGAAACGAGCAATGCGACGACCGACGCCATGGTCGAATACCTGCTGAAGACGCAGCGCCAAGAGGGACATTGGACCGGGCAGATGTGTCGTCCGCCGCTCGAAGAATCGTACCAGACTTGCACTGTCTTGGCCGTGCAGGGTCTTCGCAAGCATGTCTCAAAAACTCGGCAGCACGCCGCCGACGAGGCCATCGCCAAGGCGAAAACATGGCTCATAACAGCCCCGGCCAAAAGCCAAGAAGATCGAGTCGCCCGACTGTGGGGTCTAAGCATGCTCGACGCCGTGCCGGTGGAAATTGCAATGGCCCGGGAAGCGACTTTAAAAACTCAACGGCCGGATGGAGGTTGGGCGCAACTGGATGAAATGGAGAGTGATGCTTATGCGACCGGCCAGACTCTGTATGTGCTGAACGCTACGGGACTGAATACGGATGACGAAAGTTACCGGCGTGGCAAACGATTCTTAATTAAGTCGCAACGCGAAGACGGCAATTGGCGGGTTGAGAGCCGCTCGAAGCCGGTGCAGCCATACTTCCCCTCCGACGACGAAGACCCGTTGGGCAAGGACCAGTTTATTTCCATAGCCGCCACCAGTTGGGCCGTAACGGCCCTGGCCATAGCGGTAAACGATGGGGTTGCGGAGCCCGGTCCCAAAATCATGCCGTAA
- a CDS encoding redoxin domain-containing protein, which translates to MLRQSLCWALVFSPLTFASLALAVDAANDATDTRTSPTLAIGAQAPDVAFKDIRFASHTLKDLGAKKAYVIVFNSIDCPVAKRYMPRIVELEKEYRNRDVQFVALDVSPKDSMVEVAYQGIQLDAAFPFCKDFDGVVAPALGVTRTPQVVVLDGDRKLRYRGRIDSQFHVGGPKPDAGREDLKMAIEDVLAGRPVDVAETPVEGCPITVAKMSAPAKPVNFAEHIAPLFRQHCEECHRPNAEGPFSLVTYEDAVDHADVVAEVIKEQRMPPEYASRRHGDFVNLRGLSPEDRTLVAQWIAGGRQQGDLAKLPPPKQWSDNRWLIDGPDLVIKMKDAAEIPPTGYIPYKYVFLPYTFKEDTWVTGCQILPDNKSALHHCNMAFIDPVKGGYSDAKFITGQVPGGVPMILDAGVGFKIPKGSVLVLQIHYVTTGEKTTDQSSVGFTFAKSKITKQLKHFRCHNGTFAIPPGDPAHLVEAKRTFAEDSTLVGFFSHMHLRGKDMMFDAKYPDGTQERLLAIPNYDFNWQVSYVWRPHAKKFPKGTEMDVTAHFDNSTFNPYNPDPTATVKEGDQTYEEMMYGFVFYTEDNENLNLSVDPKTGYEVRPGKEASKKGPSDGAQAGR; encoded by the coding sequence ATGTTGCGGCAGTCGCTGTGTTGGGCGTTGGTTTTTTCGCCGTTGACCTTTGCGTCGCTTGCGCTGGCGGTAGACGCCGCGAACGATGCTACCGATACCCGCACGAGCCCTACGTTGGCAATCGGGGCGCAGGCGCCCGATGTGGCATTTAAGGACATTCGTTTTGCGTCGCACACGCTGAAGGACTTGGGCGCGAAGAAGGCCTACGTCATCGTCTTTAACTCGATCGATTGCCCCGTGGCAAAGCGCTATATGCCACGCATCGTCGAATTGGAAAAAGAATACCGCAATCGGGACGTGCAGTTCGTCGCGCTGGATGTCTCGCCCAAGGACTCGATGGTAGAAGTTGCCTATCAGGGGATTCAACTCGATGCGGCGTTTCCGTTCTGCAAAGACTTCGACGGCGTGGTTGCGCCGGCTCTGGGCGTAACACGCACACCGCAGGTTGTGGTGTTGGACGGCGATCGCAAGCTGCGCTATCGCGGCCGCATCGACAGCCAATTTCACGTCGGCGGACCAAAGCCCGACGCCGGCCGCGAAGATCTGAAGATGGCGATCGAGGATGTGCTGGCTGGGCGACCGGTGGATGTTGCCGAGACTCCTGTCGAAGGCTGCCCGATCACTGTCGCGAAGATGTCAGCGCCTGCGAAGCCGGTAAATTTCGCCGAGCATATTGCTCCCTTGTTCCGTCAACATTGCGAAGAGTGCCATCGGCCGAATGCCGAGGGGCCATTCTCGCTCGTGACATATGAAGACGCTGTCGATCATGCCGATGTAGTCGCAGAAGTGATCAAGGAACAGCGAATGCCGCCGGAGTATGCCAGCCGCCGGCACGGCGACTTCGTGAATCTGCGCGGCTTATCCCCGGAAGACCGTACGCTCGTGGCCCAGTGGATCGCGGGCGGACGCCAGCAAGGTGACTTGGCCAAGTTGCCGCCGCCGAAGCAATGGTCGGACAACCGATGGCTAATCGACGGGCCGGACCTGGTGATCAAGATGAAGGATGCCGCCGAAATCCCGCCCACCGGCTATATTCCGTACAAGTACGTATTCCTGCCTTATACCTTCAAAGAAGACACCTGGGTCACGGGCTGCCAGATTCTGCCCGACAATAAAAGTGCATTGCACCATTGCAACATGGCTTTTATCGATCCCGTTAAGGGAGGGTATAGCGATGCCAAGTTCATCACCGGCCAAGTCCCTGGTGGCGTGCCGATGATTCTGGACGCGGGCGTCGGGTTCAAGATTCCCAAGGGATCCGTGCTGGTTCTGCAAATTCACTACGTAACGACTGGCGAGAAGACCACGGACCAGTCAAGCGTGGGATTTACGTTCGCCAAGAGTAAGATTACGAAGCAGCTCAAGCACTTCCGCTGCCACAACGGCACGTTCGCCATTCCGCCTGGTGATCCGGCCCATCTGGTCGAGGCCAAGCGGACATTTGCCGAGGACTCGACTCTGGTTGGGTTCTTCAGCCACATGCATTTGCGCGGCAAGGACATGATGTTCGATGCCAAGTATCCGGACGGCACGCAGGAACGCCTGCTGGCCATTCCGAATTACGATTTCAACTGGCAAGTCTCCTACGTCTGGCGGCCGCACGCCAAGAAGTTCCCGAAGGGGACCGAAATGGACGTGACAGCTCACTTTGATAACTCGACGTTCAATCCGTACAACCCCGATCCGACCGCCACGGTCAAGGAAGGGGATCAGACGTACGAGGAAATGATGTACGGGTTTGTGTTCTACACTGAGGACAACGAGAACCTGAACCTATCGGTCGATCCGAAGACCGGATACGAAGTTCGTCCTGGCAAAGAAGCGTCCAAGAAGGGACCTTCTGACGGCGCCCAAGCAGGACGCTAA